From the Candidatus Peregrinibacteria bacterium genome, one window contains:
- a CDS encoding MFS transporter, with product MWHFALIVASWSCLSTVMNLSVILFLQEATGSLFFAGLALSIGSVAALFFDGPFALLQKKYESRTLFLAAIVGTVFSVFLFLIGTKSIFFGFLAAICFRVSFDLSDITAISYILARSLPAEYGQSLSYKQTSQGVGMIFGFLISAILLSAAYFLGDATSSIIKSVSSEPEKSSQFFFSALFFIKIFLLLLLGGLFFFAFFLYDRDQKLPGKKEIFTSIQELEAGTVRELKKRMFRIIRNSPKEEKSSSDHIELKTTEEKESLHFSEIFLEMIHNIMTLIFVFRKTPKNTPLLWSIGIVGLFSYWDTFLGTFLPVFFTEALQEQEGWVSHVPGSLLMLFFILPVLVFLPLIAKLADKYGRYPFMLLGLLLTAGSVFLVGAVPYSVFSLLLVGGFGISFGYLFAMGSARAQTAENMNEFLAIEKNETKIDSNASAGPTMLVDNLGNIIGPVLGGGMIQLLGFRGFFILFGILLMFFSWYSLRRFSDISGFSYIFQSPIRKVKGVLQS from the coding sequence ATGTGGCATTTTGCCCTCATTGTTGCGAGCTGGTCGTGTCTTTCTACTGTAATGAATCTCTCGGTCATCCTCTTTCTTCAAGAAGCAACAGGAAGCCTCTTTTTTGCAGGACTCGCCCTTTCGATTGGATCTGTTGCCGCTCTTTTTTTTGATGGACCTTTTGCTCTTCTCCAAAAAAAATACGAATCAAGGACGCTTTTTCTCGCCGCCATTGTGGGTACAGTATTTTCTGTTTTCCTCTTTTTAATCGGAACCAAAAGCATATTCTTCGGGTTTCTTGCTGCTATTTGTTTTCGAGTATCGTTTGATCTCTCCGACATCACTGCAATATCGTATATATTGGCGAGAAGCCTTCCTGCAGAATATGGGCAAAGTCTTTCCTACAAACAGACTTCCCAGGGTGTGGGGATGATTTTTGGATTTCTCATCTCTGCTATTCTCTTGTCTGCCGCATATTTTTTGGGAGACGCCACAAGCAGCATTATCAAAAGTGTCAGTTCAGAACCAGAGAAATCGTCACAATTCTTTTTTTCGGCACTCTTTTTTATCAAAATTTTTCTTCTTCTCCTCCTTGGCGGACTTTTTTTCTTCGCTTTTTTTCTCTACGACCGTGATCAAAAACTCCCAGGGAAAAAAGAAATTTTTACTTCCATTCAAGAGCTTGAGGCAGGAACGGTCCGAGAACTTAAAAAACGAATGTTTCGCATTATTCGCAATTCTCCAAAAGAAGAGAAATCATCTTCTGATCATATCGAGCTCAAAACAACAGAAGAAAAAGAATCTCTTCATTTTTCGGAAATCTTTCTGGAGATGATTCACAATATTATGACGCTTATTTTTGTTTTCCGAAAAACACCAAAAAATACTCCGCTTCTCTGGTCGATAGGGATTGTTGGACTTTTTTCTTACTGGGACACTTTTCTTGGAACATTTCTCCCTGTTTTTTTTACAGAAGCACTTCAGGAGCAAGAAGGATGGGTTTCTCATGTTCCGGGAAGTCTTCTCATGCTCTTTTTTATCCTTCCTGTTCTCGTATTTCTTCCTCTCATTGCAAAACTAGCGGATAAATATGGACGGTACCCCTTTATGCTTCTCGGACTCCTTCTTACTGCTGGTTCCGTTTTTCTTGTGGGCGCGGTACCGTATTCGGTATTTTCGCTTCTTCTTGTTGGAGGGTTTGGTATTTCTTTTGGCTACCTCTTTGCCATGGGAAGCGCGAGAGCGCAAACAGCAGAAAATATGAATGAATTCCTCGCAATAGAAAAAAATGAGACAAAAATAGATTCCAATGCCTCCGCCGGTCCCACAATGCTTGTGGATAATTTGGGAAACATTATTGGGCCCGTTCTCGGTGGTGGCATGATTCAACTCCTTGGATTTCGCGGATTTTTCATTCTCTTTGGCATACTTCTTATGTTTTTCTCTTGGTATTCCCTCAGACGATTTAGTGATATTTCCGGATTTTCGTACATCTTTCAATCTCCCATCCGAAAAGTAAAAGGAGTATTACAATCGTAG
- a CDS encoding transglycosylase domain-containing protein, producing MQKYSFLSHLSLKKDSPQKKGKVSSLWKYGLLSMCIVVFSLVGAFALPDIQLGMSLSRDNLDFPKVFLDRNGKEIYRSFSQENREWVPLHEIPEFLQEATILAEDRRFWYHIGIDIPGIIRAMWHNALARRFEEGASTLSQQIARKVFLKDEKTLQRKIREALIAVGIEISFTKEEVLEMYLNVVPYGPRINGVDVASQMYFHKVPANLSEAESLVLAMLPQNPVLLSKKKRIPLWLGYCKNIEEDCDLFSKTYQKTRIEYVLLELAKRKKWSTEKVKKVHQELKNIILQGDKNWAHSDFQHFRFFVEDFLEKKKYSPNNTKNALFIHTSIDADFQEKVYEMIREKLPKIEEEYNIHNIAVLILENKTRSPLVWIGSESFWKEEIDGQVDVLRAKRQPGSTIKPFIYASAILMGYEPPTIFYDSAMQLVGEKKYITNADGTFLGGIRMTDALAKSRNIPAVKTFFLAGGENTLRKMLDGLFGFSLNHDFPNHPFGWTLALGTPSLPPQTLANAYAILGTGKQKELCPILSISSEENVPLPSPCDPSEKTVLSPKTIFFLGDILSNIEARPAGYWRNNITVSNFNIAVKTGTSSGRSENAIFPIDNMIVGYTPKNTFLLWAGNTDGTPLKPKSFAVSSVGPLWRDIVQAFYEKYPASYTAFEKPEGIQKIQGEWASEEYKPPSYAPLVQYLRYVPELGMNSLLSFSQKREEDSYVPASAE from the coding sequence ATGCAGAAATATTCGTTTCTCTCACATCTTTCTCTGAAAAAGGATTCTCCTCAAAAAAAAGGGAAGGTCTCTTCACTTTGGAAATACGGACTACTAAGTATGTGTATTGTTGTTTTTTCCCTTGTGGGCGCATTCGCTTTGCCCGATATACAATTAGGGATGAGCCTCTCGCGAGATAATCTGGATTTTCCCAAAGTTTTTCTCGACCGAAACGGAAAAGAAATTTATCGATCATTCAGCCAAGAAAACAGAGAATGGGTTCCTCTTCATGAAATTCCAGAATTTTTGCAAGAAGCCACCATTCTCGCAGAAGACAGACGTTTTTGGTATCACATCGGCATCGACATTCCTGGAATCATCCGTGCTATGTGGCACAACGCTCTTGCCAGAAGATTTGAGGAGGGGGCTTCAACACTTTCTCAACAAATTGCACGAAAAGTTTTTCTAAAAGATGAAAAAACGCTACAAAGAAAAATTCGGGAGGCACTCATTGCTGTTGGCATAGAAATCTCATTTACAAAAGAAGAAGTACTCGAGATGTATCTTAATGTTGTTCCCTATGGCCCTCGAATTAATGGAGTTGATGTTGCCTCTCAAATGTATTTTCACAAGGTTCCTGCCAATCTTTCGGAAGCAGAATCTCTTGTACTCGCCATGCTTCCACAGAATCCAGTACTGCTGAGCAAAAAGAAACGCATTCCTCTTTGGCTTGGATACTGCAAAAATATTGAAGAAGACTGTGATCTTTTTTCCAAAACCTACCAAAAAACTCGTATTGAATATGTTCTCCTCGAACTTGCAAAACGAAAAAAATGGTCAACAGAAAAAGTAAAAAAAGTTCATCAGGAGCTTAAAAATATTATCCTACAGGGGGATAAAAATTGGGCGCACTCTGATTTTCAACACTTCCGTTTCTTTGTAGAAGACTTTTTAGAAAAGAAAAAATACAGCCCAAACAACACAAAAAATGCGCTCTTTATACACACAAGCATTGATGCTGATTTCCAGGAAAAAGTATACGAGATGATACGAGAGAAACTCCCAAAAATTGAAGAAGAATATAACATTCACAATATTGCTGTGCTCATCCTCGAAAACAAAACCCGCTCCCCACTCGTATGGATAGGATCGGAATCATTTTGGAAAGAAGAAATAGACGGACAAGTTGATGTCCTTCGAGCAAAACGACAACCTGGCTCCACCATAAAACCTTTTATATATGCATCGGCAATTCTTATGGGATACGAACCACCAACTATTTTTTATGACTCTGCCATGCAACTTGTGGGAGAAAAAAAATATATTACCAATGCTGACGGAACATTTTTAGGAGGCATTCGTATGACAGATGCCCTTGCAAAGTCACGGAATATTCCAGCAGTAAAAACTTTTTTTCTCGCAGGAGGAGAAAATACACTTCGAAAAATGCTCGATGGTCTTTTTGGATTCTCTCTCAACCACGATTTCCCCAATCACCCATTTGGATGGACACTTGCGCTTGGAACCCCTTCTCTTCCACCACAAACACTCGCCAATGCATACGCTATTCTCGGAACCGGAAAACAAAAGGAACTCTGCCCCATTCTCTCTATTTCTTCAGAAGAAAATGTTCCACTCCCCTCTCCTTGTGACCCTTCTGAAAAAACAGTGCTCAGTCCAAAAACCATTTTCTTCTTGGGAGACATACTTTCAAATATCGAAGCACGACCTGCTGGATACTGGAGAAATAACATCACTGTTTCCAACTTCAATATTGCTGTTAAAACCGGAACATCATCTGGTCGCTCTGAAAATGCAATCTTCCCGATAGATAATATGATTGTCGGCTACACTCCAAAAAATACATTCCTCCTCTGGGCGGGAAATACCGATGGCACACCACTGAAACCAAAGAGCTTTGCGGTAAGTTCTGTAGGACCGCTATGGAGAGATATAGTACAAGCGTTTTATGAGAAATACCCAGCATCATATACTGCCTTTGAAAAACCAGAAGGAATTCAAAAAATACAAGGAGAGTGGGCATCAGAAGAGTATAAACCACCATCGTATGCACCGCTGGTTCAGTATTTGCGATATGTTCCAGAGCTTGGTATGAATTCGCTCCTCTCCTTTTCTCAAAAGCGAGAAGAGGATTCGTATGTTCCCGCTTCAGCAGAATAG